One part of the Eucalyptus grandis isolate ANBG69807.140 chromosome 10, ASM1654582v1, whole genome shotgun sequence genome encodes these proteins:
- the LOC120288863 gene encoding receptor like protein 22-like: protein MCQLSNIDILDLSKNKLTGVIPPCLSNLSDTLSVLSLHGNDLYGRFPLWKNDICAFEMIDVSDNQLQGSLPKGLANCSQLEFLNFGNNQIVDTFPSWMGLLFDLKVLILRANRFHGAIGEPEVGDQFLKLRIVDLSMNNFSSSLPYEYFKIWSAMKVHDSYDGYYYGYSEPTLHPFHFDGEKLTRDDPEVKYHYSMTISNKGIAMEYAKILGYLNVIDLSSNNFIGEIPNSVGSLTELRLLNISNNNLTGPIPLSLANLIQLESLDLSSNKLSGVIPPTLTHLIFLAFFNVSDNHLSGPIPQLNQFTTFENNSFGGNFGLCGGPLTKKCGNPIETPLAPPSSAFAEEDSGMWFEELDWKVVLIGFGGGLVIGVVMGLTTTSIIEQWFLRFYRGRRGRQGRWMHQIRFA from the coding sequence ATGTGCCAGCTAAGCAATATTGACATACTTGATTTGTCCAAGAACAAGTTGACTGGTGTTATTCCGCCATGTTTGAGCAATTTGAGTGACACCCTTTCCGTCTTGAGTTTGCATGGGAATGATTTATATGGAAGATTTCCTCTATGGAAAAATGATATATGTGCATTTGAGATGATAGATGTGAGTGATAACCAACTACAAGGGTCACTACCTAAGGGATTAGCTAATTGTAGTCAACTGGAATTTCTCAATTTCGGAAATAATCAGATCGTCGATACCTTTCCTTCATGGATGGGATTGCTTTTTGATTTGAAGGTGCTCATTTTGCGAGCCAATAGATTTCATGGAGCCATAGGGGAGCCTGAAGTTGGTGACCAGTTTCTCAAACTACGAATTGTTGATCTATCCATGAACAACTTCTCAAGTAGCCTTCCATATGAATACTTCAAAATTTGGAGTGCCATGAAAGTCCACGATTCATATGATGGATACTACTATGGATATTCTGAGCCCACTTTGCACCCATTCCACTTTGATGGGGAGAAGCTTACGAGAGATGATCCTGAGGTAAAGTATCACTACTCAATGACAATAAGCAACAAAGGCATTGCAATGGAGTACGCAAAAATATTGGGATACCTGAATGTAATTGATCTTTCGAGTAACAACTTTATTGGGGAAATCCCGAATTCTGTTGGAAGTTTAACTGAACTTCGTCTACTCAATATCTCCAACAATAATCTTACTGGCCCCATCCCTTTGTCCCTAGCGAATTTGATCCAACTAGAATCTCTCGACCTGTCAAGCAATAAGCTCTCGGGAGTGATTCCTCCAACATTAACCCACCTCATTTTCCTTGCTTTCTTCAATGTGTCGGACAACCATCTTTCTGGGCCCATACCTCAACTGAACCAGTTCACTACATTCGAGAATAACTCTTTTGGAGGGAACTTCGGACTGTGCGGAGGTCCTCTAACAAAGAAATGCGGAAATCCTATTGAAACGCCCTTGGCACCGCCATCTAGTGCATTCGCTGAAGAGGACTCGGGGATGTGGTTTGAAGAACTTGACTGGAAAGTTGTCTTGATAGGTTTTGGAGGCGGGCTGGTCATCGGCGTGGTTATGGGGCTGACCACGACTTCCATAATTGAGCAATGGTTCCTGAGGTTCTATAGAGGAAGGCGAGGAAGACAAGGAAGATGGATGCATCAAATAAGGTTTGCGTGA
- the LOC104423298 gene encoding coatomer subunit beta'-3 codes for MSTAFKFENEIVQRSERAKSVEFHPTQPWILVSLHSGTVYIWNYQSQTTEKTFKVAESPVRSAKFIPSKGWVIVGSDDAFIRVYDYGTMEKIKEFQAHKDYIRCLCVHPTLPYVLSASDDSVIKLWNWEKDWTCTQTFEGHSHYVMRAVFDPRDPNAFASASLDGTIKIWNVHSSAPKVTLDAHEKGLNFVDYFSRDDVLYLLSGSDDYTAKVWDDKGRSCIQTLEGHEHNVTAVCAHPELPIVITGSEDETLRMWDANGFGLKHVVRFGNGRIWDIAYQKGSRRVVVACDEGIAVVEIVC; via the exons ATG TCTACCGCGTTCAAGTTCGAG AATGAGATCGTTCAAAGATCGGAGCGAGCTAAATCTGTTGAGTTCCATCCAACACAACCATG GATTCTTGTAAGTTTGCATTCAGGAACCGTCTACATTTGGAACTACCAATCCCAG ACTACTGAGAAAACATTCAAGGTGGCCGAGTCCCCAG TGAGGTCTGCCAAATTTATCCCGAGCAAGGGCTGGGTAATTGTTGGATCGGACGATGCCTTTATTCGTGTGTACGACTATGGCACGATGGAGAAGATCAAAGAGTTCCAAGCGCATAAAGATTATATCAGATGCTTGTGCGTCCACCCTACACTTCCCTACGTGCTATCAGCATCGGACGACTCTGTTATAAAGCTCTGGAACTGGGAGAAGGACTGGACGTGTACTCAAACATTCGAAGGACATTCACATTATGTGATGCGAGCAGTGTTTGATCCTCGAGATCCCAATGCTTTTGCAAGTGCATCACTCGATGGAACTATAAAG ATTTGGAATGTTCACTCTTCTGCGCCTAAGGTTACTTTGGATGCGCATGAGAAGGGGCTGAACTTTGTTGATTACTTCTCTAGGGATGATGTGCTCTATTTACTTAGTGGCTCTGATGATTACACTGCTAAG GTTTGGGATGATAAAGGAAGAAGCTGTATACAAACGCTCGAGGGACATGAGCACAATGTTACCGCTGTGTGTGCGCATCCTGAGCTGCCCATAGTAATTACCGGTTCAGAGGACGAGACTCTTCGTATGTGGGATGCAAATGGCTTCGG GCTTAAGCACGTAGTGAGATTCGGTAATGGAAGGATTTGGGATATTGCATATCAGAAAGGATCGCGCCG GGTTGTGGTCGCCTGCGATGAGGGAATAGCCGTGGTCGAGATTGTGTGCTGA